Genomic segment of Populus nigra chromosome 14, ddPopNigr1.1, whole genome shotgun sequence:
TTCAATGAAGTGGGGGGGTATTTTTCACATGGCAACATGGGATGCAACATCTGATTGCAGCAGCTATGCTAGTATATATCCTTCAATTTTAGAAGTAGAACTAGCAAATCGAGTGAGTTCATGCGTTGTAGGCACAACTTGAGGAGCAGATGTAACCGTACGAAGTCAAAGCTATTTAGCATAGCAGAACCGGCAATCCCGCCTCCAAGAAAAACAGTCCTGCAGAAGCAGCTGTAAATTTGTTATGAATCCTCAAGCCGTTTAGCATAGAAATGGTGGATATGACAGTCCTCTGTGAAAGATATTTAGCTTGCCGGAATAAGGCAGTCCCATCTCTGAGGAAAACAGCCCTGCAGAAGCCATTGTGAATTTGTGACGGACCTTCATGACTGAGAACAACACGCACATCTCCAGAATCTTCTTCAGATTTACACATTAAGCAGAGTTCCAATAAGGAGTTGACTGAAAATGGGTAACAAGAATGTTGAAGAGTAGGGAATCAGCCAAAGTTGTGACTTCCTCCTATGCCAACTATCTGCCTTTTCATAGTAAATCCTGAATCAACCAACTTTTGTAGACTTGACAATTGAAGTTTGTTTCTAAATGCTATGTCTACCAATAGTCCTTACAAGAACAGGATCCATCCTTGAAATGGTGAAAACGAGTAGCATCTCTCACAATTATTTCTCTGTCCACAAGCTTGGAGATAAATTTGATGGCATTGTGACAGTCATTACAGACTCGAAGATTCTTCATGATCCGCAATGTAGTGTTTTCTGGAGTACTTATTATCCCCAATGCGATGGCAAGTTTCTCGCTGTGATATCTAAGAATCTGATCTTTCACCTCTACTTCAAGGTCATGCAATACAGATTCAGTGTCTGGAGCAAAACCCATCTTTTTTATCTCCTTCCAGATCTTGTCCATCATCTTATAGATTTCGTCTTTCTGTGGGTGAAGACCATCCTCCACTCCAAATACATGGGTTTTGTTCTGGATCTGAACCCAACTAAGTCCTTGCTCCTTTTTAACTCCTCTAGCCTTCatcaattttctaatttttgcaGCATCATCCCATTTTCCACAAGATGAATACAAATTAGCAAGGGCAGAGTATGCCCCACTATTGTTAGGCTCAATAAGTAGCAGTCTCTCTGCCGCAACTTTTGCCAGATCAACATTTTTATAAACCTTACAAGAAGATAAAAGTGAACCCCAGGCTATAACATCTGGTTCCGTAGGCATATTTTCTACAAATTTGTATGCTTCTTGCAGCAATCCAGCACGCCCAAATAGGTCAACCATGCATGCATAGTGGCTCAGGGTGGGATCAATTTTGTGTACATTTTTCATCAGATCAAAATAGCTTCGGCCCTGCTCCACCAATCCTCCATGTGTACAGGCAGAGAGCACCCCAACATAAGTTATATGGTCAGGCTTGATACCAAGTGCCAACATCTGTTCAAATAGTTCTATGGCTTCTTCTCCAAGACCATGTTGAGCTAAAGCCATAATCATAGAAGTCCAAGATACAGTATCTCTGTTCTGACGTAGAAGATTGAATACTTTCCGTGCACCATTTATGCTTCCAGCTTTTGCATACATCGTAGTCAGAGCATTGCCCACAGAAGGTGATAATGCCTCCCCTGATCTTATTGCACTTGCATGAATTTGTTTTCCATGATTCAAAGATGTCACACTTGAACTGGCACTCAACATAGCTGCTAGAGTAAAACTGTTTGGCCGAGGCCCTTCACTAACCATTGTTTTGAATACCTCTATAGCATCATTATTTAAGCCATTCTGTACATAACCTACAATCATGGCAGTCCAAGCAACCACATCAGGGTCTTTCAATGAGTTAAATATTTGTCTGGCTGGGGTTATATCACCAAGCTTGACATATCCATCCAATAAGGCCGTAAAAGCTATCACATCAAGATCTGAAATCCCACTCTGCTCTATGATTCTTCGAGCAATTTCAACTCCTCCAGACTTTGCATACATTGAGATCAAAGCATTTCCCACAGCTCCTGAAGCGTCGAACATTGTCCGAACAATATAACCATGAATTTGTTTACCAAAACTCAACTTCTCAAGATTGGCACAAGCCGATAAAGCACTTGCTAGGGAAAACCTATCAGGCTTCAGAGACGTATCTTTTAACATACTAGAGAAGAACTGTAATGCTTCATTATCAAAACCATGCTGATTGCATCCTGCAATCATTGAATTCCATGAAACAATATCGCGTTCACTCAATAGCTCAAACTGAGCAAGAGCGAGGTCAACCCTACCACAATTCATATGCAAGGAAATCATAGCATTCCAGCTTGATGTGTTCCTCAACTTCATCCTATCAAAAACAACCTTGGCCATCTTCAAATCCCCTGTCTTTGCATACATATTTAAAAGCGAATTTGCAACAGGAACACACGCATGAAGTCCTAATTTAACAACAAAAGAATGAACCTTCTTCCCTATACCTCGAGACCCGGTGGCAGCACATGAAGCAAGGACATTAGTAAGTGTGAACTGGGTCGGCAAAACTTTATCCTTCACCATATCTACGAAAATCTTTATCGCATCTTCAAAACGACCCATTTGATTATAACCCACGATTATCGTAGTCCACGAAACAGAATCACGAACAGGTATTAAATCAAACACCTGATGGGCTTTCTCTAATTTTCCCTGCTTCGCATACCCAGAAAGAATTGTGTTCCATGAGAAAGTGGTCTTCACAGGCATTTCATTGAATAAATCGTGGGCATCTAAAAGAAACCCGGTTTTTGCATACAAGTTCATGAGGTTGTTCATTAAATAGACACTGAAGGTAAGGCCTAATTTAACCATTTGAGCATGGattgattttccttttaaaGGGTCTCTCGATTTAAGGCTAGTTTGAAGGAGATGGGCACAAGACTCTGAATGACAAGAGAAATACGGTGGGTTGGGGATCTCCATTGGAGGGTGGATTAAAACGGGTTAATGTTACGTAATGCTAATTTGTGGAAGCAGCATAAGATTGGTTATAGCAAACTAAGCCCGTTTGATGGCTGTttgaagaaagtttttttttttttttttttgggttagaaagtgaatttttttataagtgaattttttaaatataaattattttctaatgtttgataatatcatgaaaataagttagaaaatactttccagtatttgattatattatagaaaataagttgaaaaataactttttaatgtttttttttttcaagtttattaaaataatgaggaataaatcttacaaattaaaaaattgaataagaatgaaattgaaaaaaatttaatttcataaattatctcaagtaaaataaataataataaaaatcaaatctaacaaataaaaaaattgaaagataataaaattataataataataataataataacaattacaatttcataaattatttcaaataaaataagtaacaatcaaaagaatgagaaccaaatttgatagataaaaaattttaattaaaaaaatgataagagaaaagcaaataacaatcataaaaataaggactaaagttaatataaaaattaaattttaaaggataaagttgaaaaaaaaagaaaaagaagattcaaacaaaatatatatcaatcaaaagtttgaggatcaaatttgatataatcagcaaataatatgatatttctaaatttttcacaacttctggaaaactgttttccgcccaaaataaaaagaaaaatattttcctgaaaatcaagccAAAATTTCAtgtgactgaaaagtgtttccgttgaccaacttttctaatgacaaataaacataagaaagtttggaaagtggtttgatagataaaaaatttcaattaaaaaaaataataagagaaaagcaaataacaataataaaaataaggactaaagttaatataaaaattaaattaaatcaaattttaagggataaaattgaaaaaaaatattcaaacaaaatatatatcaatcaaaagtttgaggattaattttgatataatcaaaaaataatatgatatttttaattttttcacaacttctgaaaagtgttttccgtccaaaataaaagaaaattatttttcctgaaaatcaagccaagattttctttgattggaaagtgttttccattgatcaatttttctattggcaaacaaatacaagaaagtttggaaagtaattTCTAGAAAACCACTTTTCGGGCAAACAAACGATCCCTAAGTTTCCATTTGCCTTTCCGAttcaacttatatttttttaaaaaatattttagctttaaattattattattattattatttgtttttagattatttttatattaatttttttaaaataaaaataatatattattttaatgtattttcaaataaaaaatattttaaaatataacatctATTATACTCCCAAAACGACCCTAACTAGATAAGGGCTTGCGATATCCTTCAggttgacttaatttttttcaatatataaaaaaaaaagataccaaAACAATGCAAGTGTTCCTAAAAAAGTGGACCATTGACTCAATTGTGAGTAATAAACTCAATTACttcaaataatatgaataaCAAAAGtacaatgataataaataaatttacaaaaaaaaatttaacaacataaaaaaggctaaaaaaatcaattcaagtccatCTGAGTTAGCATGTTAAGaacgtgtttggcagtgtggttgcgggtgcttttcaaatagcttttcgtgccgaaatgcatgccaatgatgtttttttattttttaaaaatcatttttgatatcagcacatcaaaacgatccaaaaagtacaaaccgaacttaattttagcaaaaaaaaaatcaaattttttaggaacgcagccgtagccgcgttcccaaacgctaCCTAAATTTGCGACTTAAACTTGATACTAGGATAACCTTGTCAAAAGCAAGCTTAATAAAACTATGAcactcaattatcaaacaatccaatgttgaaaggtagaatgaaaagaaaaagaaaaaaaatagatttaaccCGTTAACCTCGAGACTATAAACTCATAATtgagataaccccatagaaaaaagattaaaaaaaaaacctgaagacTAATTCTtattaaatcaacataaaatacTGTACAACATCTAGTTGTGGAAGCATTATTAAAAGAATTCAGCATTGTGCTTAGAAAGCTTATGCATAAAAAGGAAATTGAGAAGTTGGTGAAATAAATGATAAGGAATGGAATAATTAAGCATAACAATAATCCATTTGCTTCTTTAATACTGCTAGTTAAAAAGAAGAATAACATTTGGAGATTTTATATTAACTAATAAAAGTTAAACAATTTGaccataaaaatataagtttacaATTTCGCTGATAAATGAATCCTTGGATGAACTTTATAGTTTaaagttcttttttaaattgaacctAAGGTCTAGGCATCATTAGGTGGGGATCTTTGAAGAGGATgtgaaaaaaacaacttttaaaacacattacggatattataagtttaaaatgatgtttttggattaATTAATATACCAATAACATTTCATGCATTGATGAATGCTATCTTAAAGTCTTTCCGGAGAAAACttatatttgatgtttatttatataatatattggtGTATAGTTCTACATGAGAACTACACCTTGATCATCTTAGTTTAATCTTGGAGAAACTAAAGGATAACcaactcttttaaaaaagattaaagttCTCCATATTTGAGAAGGAAGTGGAATATTTAAGatatgttatctttgaagaagaagTAGTTATACAAAACTCGTGATTTGGATCATGAGACTGAGattaatttatagaaaataaattatagataatcacaaataatttttttttattaaaaaaagtaatgtaCAATGATAATATTGTAAAAGAAAGTGAGCAATCGAATGACATTAACTTTTTCAAACCTGTGACCAAGATCAATAGatcaaaaacactataaataaaaaaaatatgaagcccaattcttaacaaatcaaatgttgaacgttgaaattggaaaaaaaagtcaattacacaaaacaatctaaaaaaattgtaattaagagaatgggtgtgaaaatcaaaataaaaaaataaattagagggcaaacaaaattttttaattggagggttaaattgaaagccaataaactttaacaaaagggccaagaaaaaataataataaaaaaagagaataaggaccaaaataaaaataaaaaaacatatgagaaattgtatttgaatgactaaattgaaaacaaacaaaatcttatAAAAGAAACGAGAAcgaaaatcaaaagaatcaaaagaatgagaactgaaattgaaaaacaaaaaacaaagaagacaaATCGTGCATTTTTTCttgtaggagagagaaaaaaagaaaaaaaaaagaaatgacacCCAACGATATTTCGACCATCATACATTGTCATGTGCTACACTAGGAAGAAGAGGATACAACAACACTTCCAATGACATGGTGGAACGTTAGGTTAAGCTATTGGATGGCGTCACATGCGCCACTCAAATGGTACAGATGCCAACCATTCGCTAAGGCGTAATAAGCACGCactaacaacttttttaaataaaaaactaaaaattcaacagaaaaatactaaaataccccTCATGATCccgagaattaaaaaaaaaccatgttaaaGGACAAAAACACTCCAAAcatatacattattttttgtattttctaagGTTAAATACAAATTTTTAATGTCTACTAAAAAGGGAAGATAAAAAACTCTTGATCAAgaactttatatatttttttatctcgagataaataagtatttttatcattttaaaatttatgaaaagatgaaaaatattggataaataattctaaattttattaattttgagagtaaaaatatatttttattatatataaaattaaaaaaatattaacataccctgataattttttaataaccaaTAAATCACCCTCGACGCTTCCATTTTTTCCATCCAGAAACAACATGGTAATTTAACAAACAATGTCCAATACTGGAATGAAGGACTTTGTTAATGATTTTGGAGATGCCATTTGATTGAAtgattccaaacaaaaaaaaacaaccattcaATAAACAAATCTCCAAATTTCCCTGACAGCCATACAATTCAAAGCATGCAGTACacacaatttcaaaacaaaggAGAATATCTtgcctaaaaaaaagaaaatgcccAGTCCCCCCACCCCGCCCCCCGCCTCCGGGACCCACCACCCACCACCCCCACCCCCGGGACCCACCACCAGCAGCACCTTCCAAACTTGATAAATTTTATCCGTGCGAACCGTACCGTTTTACAGTTGCTAGCTGGCTTAGCTCCCTCTCACCGCTTCATTCTCTCCGACAATGACTcttctttcattattttaatcaaaaaataaaaaaacccaaaccgAATTCTCTCTCTTCCTTGGTGGGTACCACCAAAGTTAAAGGAAAAAAGtcaaaagggagaaaaaaaatgaaaagaagcaaaaacaaaaataatccctctctccttctctctcctttctcttcttctctcttaccctttccttttcctctaTCTTTCTCCGGCCGGTAGACCCACCAGCACAAACATTCTCCGCCACCACCTTCCCTTTTTCTCTCTTCGTTGCGCCCCCGATTCACCATCGCCGCCAACGCCGGCCTCCTCTCCCcccctttcctttctctcttccaGCAGCGGCCACAGCTCACAATCACTACCGACCTTGCTTCTTGACGCCGGCATCAGCAGCGTTGTCACCATTCATCCATCTCACCAGGGTTCCTCCTCGTCCGATCTCTGTCTCACCTCGGTTTTCTCTCGTCAACGGCAACCTCCACAACGCCTGAAAACAGCAGCCACCTCGGGCTGCCGTAAGAACAGATAATAACAACAACCAACCGCCACGAGTAGCAGCTTTGGAAGCCGTCCAAGCCGCCTACTCTTCATCCTCTTCGATCTCCCTCTAGGTAGCGGTGGGTTGCACCGctgacagaatcaagaagaaTACAACGACCCTCTCCAGCTTCATCCAACACGCCTCGAAGCAGCATCGCCTCGTGGGACCAGACGTACCAGGCATCGACGCGTGACTGGCACGCGCCGTCACCACTGTAGAGGCAGAATCTTCAACAGGTATCTCCTATTCGTCGTCGTCgtcctcctccacctcctcctcaGTTTCTGTAttctttttaaagaagaaaaaataatgaaatggaAAGTGGCAGATTTGTCGCGGATTGGTTTTTGATGCGATGTGAGGGGTCGGAGACCCCGTTGTGATGTTGATGGGCCCCTGAAAAAGAGGCTGAGAGGAAGGAAAATAAGGAATTGTAGATTAGGGCCCCTTAAAAAGGGTACTGATTtagttttgttatgtttttgtgTTGATTGATGATGTGTCCAGTTCCCTGAGACATTCCTTTGACTGTCTCGGTCTGTTTATCAACCCAAAGTGTGCATTTTGCTGCTGTCTGGGATGAATATTTGCCCTTTATCGGGGTGTTTGCATATGTCATTTCGAGTACGCTGCATGGACGTGTTTTACTATTCTTTGCTGCTGTAGTATGTGTTTCCATGTGTTCAACTTTGTTCTTATCGCATCA
This window contains:
- the LOC133672913 gene encoding pentatricopeptide repeat-containing protein At2g22070, which translates into the protein MEIPNPPYFSCHSESCAHLLQTSLKSRDPLKGKSIHAQMVKLGLTFSVYLMNNLMNLYAKTGFLLDAHDLFNEMPVKTTFSWNTILSGYAKQGKLEKAHQVFDLIPVRDSVSWTTIIVGYNQMGRFEDAIKIFVDMVKDKVLPTQFTLTNVLASCAATGSRGIGKKVHSFVVKLGLHACVPVANSLLNMYAKTGDLKMAKVVFDRMKLRNTSSWNAMISLHMNCGRVDLALAQFELLSERDIVSWNSMIAGCNQHGFDNEALQFFSSMLKDTSLKPDRFSLASALSACANLEKLSFGKQIHGYIVRTMFDASGAVGNALISMYAKSGGVEIARRIIEQSGISDLDVIAFTALLDGYVKLGDITPARQIFNSLKDPDVVAWTAMIVGYVQNGLNNDAIEVFKTMVSEGPRPNSFTLAAMLSASSSVTSLNHGKQIHASAIRSGEALSPSVGNALTTMYAKAGSINGARKVFNLLRQNRDTVSWTSMIMALAQHGLGEEAIELFEQMLALGIKPDHITYVGVLSACTHGGLVEQGRSYFDLMKNVHKIDPTLSHYACMVDLFGRAGLLQEAYKFVENMPTEPDVIAWGSLLSSCKVYKNVDLAKVAAERLLLIEPNNSGAYSALANLYSSCGKWDDAAKIRKLMKARGVKKEQGLSWVQIQNKTHVFGVEDGLHPQKDEIYKMMDKIWKEIKKMGFAPDTESVLHDLEVEVKDQILRYHSEKLAIALGIISTPENTTLRIMKNLRVCNDCHNAIKFISKLVDREIIVRDATRFHHFKDGSCSCKDYW